One window of the Mycobacterium sp. SVM_VP21 genome contains the following:
- a CDS encoding AMP-binding protein, with protein sequence MSVTETHIPTLLANLERDKPDAPAYTFIDYDVDPAGYRETVTWSQLRNRVRVVAAELATCASPGDRVAILAPQSLEYIVGFYGALQAGMIAVPLPVPMFGVHDERVSAALRDSSPAAILTTTAAVGDIASSIKGLGGKPPVVIEVDALDLDSEPAAAPAATAQTKVAFLQYTSGSTRTPAGVMVTHANAVSNMRQMADDTFALTGGNAPEGLNLVSWMPFYHDLGLLGTVIYPMVLGVHTVHMSPMAFLAKPARWMQELAKAPVGFTGGPNFAYELAVRRTSDEDMAGLTLANVHTFCLGAERIHAATLRRFVDRFTKFDVNPAALRPGYGLAEASVYLTSNTPGNPPPTARFDYTKLAAGTAEPSGPEGGVELVSCGVPRACTVRIVDPETQTENPEGKVGEIWTHGPNVAAGYWHNQQATEATFGGKLVNPTPGTPQGPWLMTGDLGVISGGELYIVGRIKDLLIVDGRNHYPDDIEATVQEITGGRVAAVSIPNSQSEQLVTIAEFKNKGGSDEEILDRLTEVRRKVTAALSKAHGLVSGDLVLVSPGAIPITTSGKIRRSSCVEIYQRDGFDRLDATARSV encoded by the coding sequence ATGTCGGTAACTGAAACGCACATCCCGACCCTGTTGGCGAACCTGGAACGCGACAAGCCGGACGCGCCTGCGTATACGTTCATCGACTACGACGTCGACCCCGCCGGCTATCGCGAGACCGTGACCTGGTCGCAGCTGCGCAACCGCGTGCGGGTGGTGGCGGCGGAACTGGCGACCTGCGCCTCTCCGGGCGACCGGGTGGCGATCCTGGCCCCGCAGAGCCTGGAGTACATCGTCGGGTTCTACGGTGCGCTGCAGGCGGGCATGATCGCCGTTCCGCTGCCGGTGCCGATGTTCGGCGTGCACGACGAGCGCGTGTCGGCGGCGCTGCGGGACAGCTCCCCGGCTGCGATCCTGACGACCACGGCAGCGGTTGGTGACATCGCCAGCTCGATCAAGGGCCTGGGCGGCAAACCGCCGGTGGTGATCGAGGTCGACGCTCTGGACCTGGACTCCGAGCCGGCGGCGGCACCCGCCGCGACCGCGCAGACCAAGGTCGCCTTCCTGCAGTACACGTCCGGTTCGACCCGGACCCCGGCTGGCGTCATGGTCACTCATGCCAATGCCGTCTCGAACATGCGGCAGATGGCTGACGACACCTTCGCGCTGACCGGCGGTAATGCGCCGGAAGGACTCAACCTGGTGTCGTGGATGCCGTTCTACCACGATCTGGGTTTGCTCGGCACGGTCATCTACCCGATGGTCCTGGGTGTGCACACCGTGCACATGAGCCCCATGGCGTTCCTGGCGAAGCCGGCCCGCTGGATGCAGGAACTCGCCAAGGCTCCCGTCGGCTTTACCGGTGGGCCGAACTTCGCCTATGAGCTGGCCGTGCGGCGGACCTCCGACGAGGACATGGCCGGGCTCACCTTGGCCAACGTGCACACCTTCTGTCTGGGTGCGGAGCGCATTCACGCCGCGACGCTGCGACGCTTCGTCGACCGATTCACGAAGTTCGACGTGAACCCGGCGGCCCTGCGCCCCGGCTACGGGCTGGCCGAGGCCAGCGTCTACTTGACGTCCAACACCCCCGGCAACCCCCCGCCGACCGCGCGATTCGACTACACCAAGCTCGCGGCCGGTACGGCTGAGCCGAGTGGTCCCGAAGGTGGCGTCGAGCTGGTCAGCTGCGGTGTCCCGCGGGCCTGCACCGTGCGTATCGTGGACCCCGAAACCCAGACCGAGAACCCGGAAGGCAAAGTCGGCGAGATCTGGACGCACGGCCCGAACGTCGCGGCGGGCTACTGGCACAACCAGCAGGCCACCGAAGCCACCTTCGGCGGCAAGCTGGTCAACCCCACGCCCGGGACGCCCCAGGGCCCCTGGCTCATGACTGGCGACCTCGGTGTCATCTCCGGCGGGGAGCTCTACATCGTCGGCCGGATCAAGGACTTGCTGATCGTCGACGGGCGAAACCACTACCCGGACGACATCGAGGCCACCGTTCAGGAAATCACCGGTGGGCGTGTCGCCGCGGTCTCGATCCCGAACAGCCAGTCCGAGCAGCTTGTTACGATCGCGGAGTTCAAGAACAAGGGGGGGTCCGATGAGGAGATTCTGGACAGGCTGACCGAGGTACGACGCAAGGTGACGGCCGCGCTGTCCAAGGCGCACGGCCTGGTGAGCGGAGACCTGGTCCTGGTGTCGCCGGGTGCCATCCCGATCACGACCAGCGGCAAGATCCGCCGTTCCAGCTGCGTGGAGATCTACCAGCGTGATGGGTTCGACCGACTGGATGCTACTGCTCGGTCTGTATGA
- a CDS encoding DUF2550 domain-containing protein: MSTPMIFMVVLVAVLLGAVVALSYRLWKLRQGGTAAIMRDLPAVGGHGWRHGVVRYRGGEAAFYRLSSVRLWPDRRLSRRGVDVVSRRAPRGDEFDIMTDEIVVLELCDVLQDRRAGFEIALDRGARTAFLSWLEARPSPRARRQSY, from the coding sequence ATGAGCACGCCCATGATCTTTATGGTCGTGCTCGTCGCCGTTCTCCTCGGCGCTGTGGTGGCGCTGAGTTATCGGCTGTGGAAGCTGCGTCAAGGCGGTACGGCCGCGATCATGCGCGACCTTCCCGCGGTCGGCGGCCATGGCTGGCGTCACGGCGTGGTCCGCTACCGGGGCGGTGAAGCGGCTTTCTACCGTCTTTCCAGCGTGCGGTTGTGGCCGGATCGGCGGCTCAGTCGACGTGGTGTGGATGTGGTGTCCCGCCGTGCACCCCGCGGCGATGAATTCGACATCATGACTGATGAGATCGTGGTGCTCGAACTGTGCGATGTCCTGCAGGACCGTCGGGCCGGCTTCGAGATAGCGCTGGACCGCGGCGCACGGACCGCCTTCCTATCATGGCTGGAGGCACGCCCGTCGCCGCGGGCCCGGCGTCAAAGCTACTGA
- a CDS encoding F0F1 ATP synthase subunit epsilon — protein MAELDVDIVAVDRKVWSGKATFIFTRTTVGEIGILPGHIPVVAELVDDAMVRVDRVEEDELRLAVHGGFLSVTEEGVSILAEAVDFTSEIDEASARHESQSTDPKMAARGRARLRALGVID, from the coding sequence ATGGCAGAGCTTGACGTCGACATCGTCGCGGTCGATCGCAAGGTGTGGTCGGGCAAGGCCACGTTCATCTTCACCCGGACCACCGTCGGTGAGATCGGCATCCTGCCGGGACACATCCCGGTGGTTGCCGAGCTCGTCGACGACGCCATGGTGCGGGTGGACCGGGTCGAAGAGGACGAGCTGCGGCTCGCCGTGCACGGCGGCTTCCTGTCGGTGACCGAAGAGGGTGTCAGCATCTTGGCTGAGGCCGTCGACTTCACGTCAGAGATCGACGAGGCGTCCGCACGGCACGAGTCTCAGTCCACTGACCCCAAGATGGCTGCACGGGGGCGGGCCAGGCTGCGCGCCCTAGGTGTGATCGACTAA
- a CDS encoding F0F1 ATP synthase subunit gamma, with protein sequence MAATLRELRGRIRSAGSIKKITKAQELIATSRIGRAQTRLETARPYADEITRLLTTLAAEAALDHPLLVERSEPKRAGVLVVSSDRGLCGGYNANVFRRAEELFSLLRSEGKDPVLYVVGRKALAYYSFRNWAVTDSWTGFSEQPTYENAATIASTLVETFLAGVDDDGDYPGTDGVLGVDELHIVSTDFRSMLSQSAEARRIAPMLVEYVGEETGPKTLYSFEPDATTLFDSLLPRYLTTRVYAALLDSAASELASRQRAMKSATDNADDLIKALTLEANRERQAQITQEISEIVGGANALADASR encoded by the coding sequence ATGGCAGCCACACTTCGCGAACTACGCGGGCGGATCCGCTCTGCCGGGTCGATCAAGAAGATCACCAAGGCCCAGGAGCTGATCGCCACCTCGCGTATCGGCCGGGCGCAGACTCGGCTGGAAACGGCACGGCCGTACGCCGACGAGATCACCCGGTTGCTCACCACTCTGGCCGCCGAGGCGGCCCTGGACCACCCGTTGCTGGTCGAGCGCAGCGAGCCCAAGCGGGCGGGTGTCTTGGTGGTGTCGTCCGACCGTGGTCTGTGTGGCGGCTACAACGCCAACGTCTTCCGCCGGGCAGAGGAGCTGTTCTCTCTGCTGCGCTCGGAGGGCAAGGACCCGGTGCTCTACGTGGTCGGTCGCAAGGCGCTGGCCTACTACTCGTTCCGGAACTGGGCCGTCACCGACTCCTGGACCGGATTCTCCGAGCAGCCGACGTACGAGAACGCCGCCACGATCGCCTCGACGCTGGTTGAGACTTTCCTGGCCGGCGTCGACGACGACGGCGACTACCCGGGCACCGACGGGGTCCTGGGCGTCGACGAACTGCACATCGTGTCGACCGACTTCCGCTCGATGCTGTCGCAGTCGGCCGAGGCGCGTCGGATCGCCCCGATGCTGGTGGAGTACGTGGGCGAGGAGACCGGTCCGAAGACCCTGTATTCCTTCGAGCCGGATGCCACGACGCTGTTCGACTCGTTGCTGCCGCGGTATCTGACCACCCGTGTGTATGCCGCGCTGCTCGACTCGGCGGCCTCGGAGCTGGCTTCGCGCCAGCGCGCGATGAAGTCGGCGACCGACAACGCCGACGACTTGATCAAGGCGTTGACCCTCGAGGCCAACCGCGAGCGCCAGGCTCAGATCACCCAGGAAATCAGCGAAATCGTTGGCGGTGCGAATGCCCTCGCCGACGCCTCTCGATAA
- the atpA gene encoding F0F1 ATP synthase subunit alpha — protein sequence MAELTISSDDIQGAIEEYVTSFSADTAREEVGTVIDAGDGIAHVEGLPSVMTQELLEFPGGVLGVALNLDEHNVGAVILGNFENIEEGQQVKRTGEVLSVPVGDGFLGRVVNPLGQPIDARGEIEAETRRPLEMQAPSVVQRQSVSEPLQTGIKAVDAMTPIGRGQRQLVIGDRKTGKTALCVDTILNQRKNWETGDPNQQVRCVYVAIGQKGTTIASVRRALEEGGAMDYTTIVAAPASDSAGFKWLAPYTGSAIAQHWMYSGKHVLIVFDDLTKQAEAYRAISLLLRRPPGREAYPGDVFYLHSRLLERCAKLSDELGGGSLTGLPIIETKANDISAYIPTNVISITDGQCFLESDLFNQGVRPAINVGVSVSRVGGAAQIKAMKEVAGSLRLDLSQYRELEAFAAFASDLDATSKAQLERGARLVELLKQPQYAPLPVEEQVVSIFLGTEGHLDSVPVEDVGRFESELLDHIRASENDLLTGIRESKKLSDEANEKLVAVINQFKKGFAASDGSSVVPDEHVDALDADKLGKEAVQVHKAAPAKKK from the coding sequence ATGGCAGAGTTGACAATCTCCTCTGACGACATTCAGGGGGCGATCGAGGAGTACGTGACCTCCTTCAGCGCCGACACCGCGCGCGAGGAGGTCGGCACCGTCATCGACGCCGGCGACGGCATCGCACACGTCGAGGGCCTTCCTTCGGTGATGACCCAGGAGCTCCTCGAGTTCCCCGGCGGGGTGCTGGGCGTGGCCCTGAACCTCGACGAGCACAACGTCGGTGCGGTCATCTTGGGCAACTTCGAGAACATCGAAGAGGGCCAGCAGGTCAAGCGCACCGGTGAGGTGCTCTCGGTGCCGGTCGGCGACGGCTTCCTCGGTCGCGTCGTCAACCCGCTGGGACAGCCGATCGACGCGCGCGGCGAGATCGAAGCCGAGACCCGTCGTCCGCTGGAGATGCAGGCCCCCTCGGTGGTTCAGCGGCAGAGCGTCAGCGAGCCGCTGCAGACCGGTATCAAGGCCGTCGACGCCATGACCCCGATCGGCCGCGGCCAGCGTCAGCTCGTCATCGGTGACCGCAAGACTGGCAAGACCGCGCTCTGTGTGGACACCATCCTCAACCAGCGTAAGAACTGGGAGACCGGCGACCCGAACCAGCAGGTTCGCTGCGTCTACGTCGCGATCGGTCAGAAGGGCACCACCATCGCCAGCGTGCGTCGCGCACTGGAAGAGGGCGGCGCCATGGACTACACCACGATCGTCGCCGCGCCCGCTTCGGACTCCGCCGGCTTCAAGTGGCTGGCCCCCTACACCGGCTCGGCGATCGCCCAGCACTGGATGTACTCGGGCAAGCACGTGCTGATCGTGTTCGACGACCTGACCAAGCAGGCCGAGGCCTACCGCGCCATCTCGCTGCTGCTGCGCCGCCCGCCGGGCCGCGAGGCATACCCCGGTGACGTGTTCTACCTGCACTCCCGTCTGCTGGAGCGTTGCGCGAAGCTCTCCGACGAGCTGGGTGGCGGGTCGCTGACCGGTCTGCCGATCATCGAGACCAAGGCCAACGACATCTCGGCCTACATCCCCACCAACGTCATCTCGATCACCGACGGCCAGTGCTTCCTGGAGAGCGACCTGTTCAACCAGGGTGTTCGCCCGGCCATCAACGTCGGTGTGTCGGTGTCCCGTGTCGGTGGCGCCGCCCAGATCAAGGCCATGAAAGAGGTAGCAGGAAGTCTCCGCTTGGACCTGTCGCAGTACCGCGAGCTGGAGGCCTTCGCCGCTTTCGCCTCCGACCTGGACGCCACCAGCAAGGCTCAGCTGGAGCGTGGCGCACGCCTGGTGGAGCTGCTCAAGCAGCCTCAGTACGCACCGCTGCCCGTCGAGGAGCAGGTGGTCTCGATCTTCCTGGGCACCGAAGGCCACCTGGACTCGGTGCCGGTCGAGGACGTGGGCCGCTTCGAATCGGAGCTGCTGGACCACATCCGGGCCTCGGAGAACGACCTCCTGACCGGGATTCGTGAGTCCAAGAAGCTCTCCGACGAGGCCAACGAGAAGCTGGTTGCCGTGATCAACCAGTTCAAGAAGGGCTTCGCCGCCTCGGACGGCAGCTCGGTGGTCCCCGACGAGCACGTCGACGCGCTCGACGCGGACAAGCTCGGCAAGGAAGCGGTGCAGGTCCACAAGGCCGCGCCGGCGAAGAAGAAGTAA
- a CDS encoding F0F1 ATP synthase subunit C, protein MADPNLIGLGALIGGGLIMGGGAIGAGIGDGIAGNALIAGIARQPEAQGRLFTPFFITVGLVEAAYFINLAFMALFVFATPIAAQQ, encoded by the coding sequence ATGGCAGATCCCAATCTGATCGGACTTGGTGCCCTCATCGGCGGCGGTCTCATCATGGGCGGCGGTGCCATCGGCGCCGGTATCGGTGACGGTATTGCCGGTAACGCGCTGATCGCCGGTATCGCCCGTCAGCCCGAAGCTCAGGGTCGCCTGTTCACCCCGTTCTTCATCACGGTTGGTCTGGTCGAAGCGGCCTACTTCATCAACCTGGCCTTCATGGCGTTGTTCGTCTTCGCCACCCCGATCGCCGCACAGCAGTAA
- a CDS encoding F0F1 ATP synthase subunit B: protein MGDMSVAVLALSEAAEEGPKKSFLIPDGTFFVVLAIFLIVLGVISTFVVPPIMKVLRERENMITKTLADNRESAEQFAAADADYEKQMAAARLEATTARDEARAEGRKVIDEQRSAAEAEVASTLQAATDKLKQEGDAVSEQLQARVETLSATLAGRILGVEAEALSAASTGR from the coding sequence ATGGGTGACATGAGCGTTGCTGTCCTCGCCTTGAGCGAGGCGGCTGAGGAAGGCCCGAAGAAGAGCTTCCTCATTCCCGACGGCACCTTCTTCGTCGTGCTCGCGATCTTCCTGATCGTGCTCGGCGTGATCAGTACCTTCGTGGTGCCGCCGATCATGAAGGTGCTGCGGGAGCGCGAGAACATGATCACCAAGACGCTCGCCGACAATCGGGAGTCCGCCGAGCAGTTCGCGGCCGCCGATGCCGACTACGAGAAGCAGATGGCGGCGGCGCGCCTTGAGGCCACCACGGCACGGGACGAAGCTCGTGCCGAGGGGCGCAAGGTGATCGACGAGCAGCGGTCGGCGGCCGAGGCGGAGGTGGCCTCGACATTGCAGGCCGCCACCGACAAGCTCAAGCAAGAAGGCGATGCGGTGAGTGAGCAGCTGCAGGCCCGGGTGGAGACATTGTCTGCCACCCTGGCCGGCCGGATCCTCGGTGTTGAGGCTGAGGCACTTTCCGCGGCGAGTACGGGGCGGTAG
- the murA gene encoding UDP-N-acetylglucosamine 1-carboxyvinyltransferase → MGERFVVTGGNRLSGEVAVGGAKNSVLKLMAAALLAEGTSTITNCPDILDVPLMAEVLRGLGANVELDGTTVRITSPDEPKYDADFAAVRQFRASVCVLGPLVGRCLKAKVALPGGDAIGSRPLDMHQAGLRQLGATCNIEHGCVVAHAEKLRGAEIQLEFPSVGATENILMAAVLAEGVTTIHNAAREPDVADLCTMLNQMGAQIEGAGSPTLKITGVPRLHPTEHEVIGDRIVAATWAIAAVMTRGDISVTGVDPAHLQLVLHKLHDAGATVTQSDNGFRVVQYERPKAVNVATLPFPGFPTDLQPMAIGLAAIADGTSMITENVFEARFRFVEEMIRLGADARTDGHHAVVRGLPQLSSAPVWASDIRAGAGLVLAGLVADGETEVHDVYHIDRGYPLFVEYLGDLGAEIERVI, encoded by the coding sequence GTGGGAGAGCGTTTTGTGGTTACCGGAGGTAACCGATTGTCCGGTGAAGTCGCCGTCGGTGGCGCTAAGAACAGCGTCCTGAAGCTGATGGCGGCGGCATTGTTGGCGGAGGGCACCAGCACCATCACCAACTGCCCGGACATTCTGGACGTCCCGCTGATGGCTGAGGTGCTGCGCGGACTGGGCGCCAATGTCGAACTTGACGGCACCACGGTGCGCATCACCTCGCCGGACGAACCCAAGTACGACGCGGACTTCGCCGCGGTGCGTCAGTTCCGGGCTTCGGTCTGTGTGCTGGGTCCCCTGGTGGGCCGGTGTCTGAAGGCGAAGGTCGCCTTACCGGGTGGCGACGCCATCGGGTCGCGCCCGCTCGACATGCATCAGGCCGGCCTGCGCCAGTTGGGCGCCACCTGCAATATCGAACACGGTTGTGTGGTCGCGCACGCCGAGAAGCTGCGCGGCGCCGAGATCCAGCTGGAGTTCCCGTCGGTCGGCGCCACCGAGAACATCTTGATGGCCGCGGTCCTGGCCGAAGGCGTCACGACTATCCACAACGCGGCGCGTGAGCCCGATGTCGCTGATCTCTGCACGATGCTCAACCAGATGGGGGCGCAGATCGAAGGTGCGGGCTCCCCAACGCTGAAGATCACTGGGGTGCCGCGGCTGCATCCCACCGAACACGAAGTGATCGGCGATCGGATTGTGGCAGCGACCTGGGCGATTGCTGCGGTGATGACCCGCGGCGACATCTCGGTTACCGGCGTGGACCCGGCCCACCTGCAGCTTGTGCTGCACAAGCTGCACGACGCGGGGGCGACCGTCACCCAGTCCGACAACGGCTTCCGGGTCGTGCAATACGAGCGGCCCAAGGCCGTCAACGTCGCGACCCTGCCGTTTCCGGGATTCCCCACTGACCTGCAGCCGATGGCGATCGGCCTCGCGGCGATTGCCGATGGCACGTCGATGATCACCGAGAACGTCTTCGAGGCCAGGTTCCGGTTCGTCGAGGAGATGATCCGCCTTGGGGCCGATGCGCGCACCGATGGCCACCATGCGGTGGTGCGTGGCCTGCCGCAGCTCTCGAGTGCACCCGTGTGGGCCTCCGACATCCGTGCGGGAGCCGGTTTGGTCCTTGCGGGCCTGGTCGCAGACGGTGAGACCGAGGTCCACGACGTCTACCACATCGATCGCGGCTACCCGTTGTTCGTGGAATATCTAGGCGATTTGGGCGCTGAGATAGAACGTGTAATATAG
- a CDS encoding F0F1 ATP synthase subunit B/delta: protein MSIFIGQLVGFAIIVWLLVKFVVPPVRKLMADQQESVRRELEEAAAAAARLTEAGQAHSTALANASAEAKRVTAEAHSDAERIAEQLRSQAGVEAERVKNTGGQQVGLMRAQLIRELRSGLGAEAVERAGELVRAYVADPQRQSGTVDRFLDELDAMAPKSVEVESPILVRLRSASRQALAGLLDKFSEAAGGLDQQGLAALADDLTAVAELLERETVVTRHLTVPTDDAAPKVRLVQRLFADKIGAAALTLVTEAGSARWSNGEDLVTAVEYVARQALLLSAESAGTVDEVEDQLFRFSRVLDAQPRLDILLGDTATPAAGRVGLLRNVIGSGSGANPIAVALLEQTVRLLRGQSAHQAITELAQIAVARRGELVAHVGAAAELSDAQRTRLNTVLSRIYSHPVRVQVGVDPALLGGLTISVGDEVIDGTLSSRLAAAKTQLPD, encoded by the coding sequence ATGTCGATTTTCATCGGGCAGCTGGTCGGCTTTGCCATCATCGTGTGGCTGCTGGTCAAGTTCGTCGTGCCACCGGTACGCAAGCTGATGGCGGACCAGCAGGAGTCGGTGCGCAGGGAGTTGGAGGAGGCGGCAGCTGCCGCCGCTCGTCTGACCGAAGCCGGTCAGGCGCACTCCACGGCACTGGCTAACGCCTCGGCCGAGGCGAAGCGGGTCACCGCGGAGGCCCACTCGGACGCCGAGCGAATCGCCGAGCAACTGCGCAGCCAGGCCGGTGTCGAAGCCGAGCGGGTGAAGAACACCGGCGGGCAGCAGGTCGGTCTCATGCGGGCGCAACTCATCCGTGAGCTGCGTTCCGGCTTGGGTGCCGAGGCTGTGGAGCGAGCGGGCGAACTGGTTCGCGCGTACGTCGCCGACCCGCAGCGGCAGTCCGGGACTGTGGACCGCTTCCTCGACGAACTCGATGCCATGGCGCCGAAGTCCGTTGAGGTCGAATCGCCGATCCTGGTCCGGTTGCGGTCGGCCAGCCGTCAGGCGTTGGCCGGGCTGCTGGACAAGTTCAGCGAGGCAGCCGGTGGCCTGGACCAGCAGGGTTTGGCCGCGCTGGCCGATGACCTGACCGCGGTCGCCGAACTGCTCGAGCGCGAGACTGTGGTCACGCGGCACCTGACCGTGCCGACCGACGACGCGGCACCGAAGGTGCGTCTGGTGCAGCGGCTGTTCGCCGACAAGATCGGTGCCGCCGCCCTGACATTGGTGACCGAAGCCGGGTCGGCCCGGTGGTCCAACGGCGAAGACCTGGTCACCGCGGTCGAGTACGTCGCCCGGCAGGCACTGCTGCTGTCGGCCGAGAGCGCCGGCACCGTCGACGAGGTGGAGGACCAGCTGTTCCGGTTCTCCCGCGTGTTGGACGCTCAGCCCCGGCTGGACATCCTGCTCGGCGACACCGCGACCCCGGCCGCTGGTCGGGTCGGGTTGCTGCGCAACGTCATCGGCAGCGGCAGCGGTGCCAACCCGATCGCGGTGGCGCTGCTCGAGCAGACCGTACGGCTGCTGCGTGGCCAGTCCGCACATCAGGCGATCACCGAGCTTGCTCAGATCGCCGTGGCACGTCGCGGCGAGCTGGTGGCACACGTCGGTGCGGCCGCCGAGCTCAGCGACGCCCAGCGCACCCGGCTGAACACCGTGCTGAGCCGGATCTACAGCCACCCGGTCCGCGTGCAGGTCGGCGTCGACCCGGCACTGCTGGGCGGGCTGACGATCTCGGTCGGTGACGAGGTGATCGACGGCACGCTGTCGTCGCGTCTCGCCGCAGCAAAGACGCAATTGCCCGACTGA
- the atpD gene encoding F0F1 ATP synthase subunit beta: MTVTADKTTAGRVVRVTGPVVDVEFPRGAVPELFNALHAEISFSELAKTLTLEVAQHLGDNLVRTISMQPTDGLVRGTAVTDTGAAISVPVGHEVKGHVFNALGHCLDKPGYGEDFEHWGIHRKPPAFNELEPRTEMLETGLKVVDLLTPYVRGGKIALFGGAGVGKTVLIQEMINRIARNFGGTSVFAGVGERTREGNDLWVELEDANVLKDTALVFGQMDEPPGTRMRVALSALTMAEWFRDEAGQDVLLFIDNIFRFTQAGSEVSTLLGRMPSAVGYQPTLADEMGELQERITSTRGRSITSMQAVYVPADDYTDPAPATTFAHLDATTELSRAVFSKGIFPAVDPLASSSTILDPAIVGEDHYRVAQEVIRVLQRYKDLQDIIAILGIDELSEEDKQLVGRARRIERFLSQNMMAAEQFTGQPGSTVPLKETIEAFDRLTKGDFDHLPEQAFFLIGGLDDLAKKAESLGAKL; the protein is encoded by the coding sequence ATGACTGTTACCGCTGACAAGACAACCGCCGGCCGCGTGGTGCGCGTAACCGGCCCCGTCGTCGACGTCGAGTTCCCCCGGGGCGCGGTGCCGGAGCTGTTCAACGCTCTGCACGCGGAGATCTCCTTCTCGGAGCTGGCCAAGACGCTGACCCTCGAGGTCGCCCAGCACCTGGGTGACAACCTGGTCCGCACCATTTCGATGCAGCCCACCGACGGCCTGGTGCGTGGCACCGCGGTCACCGACACCGGCGCCGCGATCTCGGTGCCGGTGGGGCACGAGGTCAAGGGTCACGTGTTCAACGCCCTCGGGCACTGCCTCGACAAGCCGGGCTACGGCGAGGACTTCGAGCACTGGGGCATCCACCGGAAGCCCCCGGCCTTCAACGAGCTGGAACCGCGCACCGAGATGCTCGAGACCGGCCTGAAGGTCGTCGACCTGCTCACCCCGTACGTGCGTGGCGGCAAGATCGCCCTGTTCGGTGGTGCCGGCGTGGGCAAGACCGTGCTCATCCAGGAGATGATCAACCGTATCGCCCGCAACTTCGGTGGCACCTCGGTGTTCGCCGGCGTCGGGGAGCGCACCCGTGAGGGCAACGACCTGTGGGTGGAGCTCGAGGACGCCAACGTGCTTAAGGACACCGCCTTGGTGTTCGGCCAGATGGACGAGCCGCCGGGCACTCGTATGCGCGTGGCGCTGTCGGCCCTGACCATGGCCGAGTGGTTCCGCGACGAGGCGGGCCAGGACGTGCTGCTGTTCATCGACAACATCTTCCGGTTCACCCAGGCCGGCTCCGAGGTTTCGACCCTGCTGGGCCGCATGCCTTCGGCCGTGGGTTACCAGCCCACGCTGGCCGACGAGATGGGTGAGCTGCAGGAGCGGATCACCTCGACCCGGGGTCGGTCTATCACCTCGATGCAGGCCGTGTACGTGCCCGCCGACGACTACACCGACCCGGCTCCGGCGACCACGTTCGCGCACTTGGACGCGACCACCGAGCTGAGCCGTGCGGTGTTCTCCAAGGGCATCTTCCCGGCGGTGGACCCGCTGGCCTCCAGCTCGACCATCCTGGACCCGGCTATCGTCGGCGAAGACCACTACCGGGTCGCCCAGGAGGTCATCCGGGTCCTGCAGCGTTACAAGGACCTGCAGGACATCATCGCCATCCTCGGTATCGACGAGCTCTCCGAAGAGGACAAGCAGCTGGTCGGCCGGGCACGGCGTATCGAGCGGTTCCTGAGCCAGAACATGATGGCCGCCGAGCAGTTCACGGGCCAGCCGGGCTCGACGGTGCCGCTGAAGGAGACCATCGAGGCCTTCGACCGGTTGACCAAGGGTGACTTCGACCACCTGCCCGAGCAGGCGTTCTTCCTGATCGGTGGTCTCGACGACCTGGCCAAGAAGGCCGAGAGCCTCGGCGCCAAGCTGTGA
- a CDS encoding cob(I)yrinic acid a,c-diamide adenosyltransferase: MAVHITRVYTRTGDDGTTGLSDFSRVPKTDPRLVAYADVEEANAAIGVAIALGEPSAAVSATLLHIQNDLFDTGADLATPVAENPKYPPLRITADYVDRVETWCDEYNEQLPPLNSFILPGGSPLSALLHVARTAVRRAERSAWAALDTYPDGVSVLPAKYLNRLSDLMFVLCRVANADGDVLWKPGGDRTDRPEK, encoded by the coding sequence ATGGCCGTGCACATCACTCGCGTTTACACCCGTACCGGCGACGACGGTACGACCGGATTGAGCGATTTCTCCCGCGTGCCCAAGACCGATCCGCGGCTGGTGGCCTATGCCGATGTCGAGGAGGCCAACGCCGCGATCGGTGTCGCGATTGCGCTCGGCGAACCCTCCGCGGCGGTGAGCGCCACACTGCTGCACATTCAGAACGACCTGTTCGACACGGGCGCGGATCTGGCCACGCCGGTTGCCGAGAATCCGAAGTACCCGCCGCTACGGATCACCGCCGACTACGTCGACCGCGTGGAGACGTGGTGTGACGAGTACAACGAGCAGCTGCCGCCGCTCAACTCATTCATCCTGCCGGGCGGGTCACCGCTGTCGGCATTGCTGCACGTGGCCCGCACCGCGGTGCGCCGCGCCGAGCGCTCCGCCTGGGCTGCGCTCGACACCTACCCGGATGGGGTGTCGGTGCTGCCGGCGAAGTATCTGAATCGCTTGTCGGACTTGATGTTTGTGTTGTGCCGAGTGGCAAATGCCGATGGTGATGTGCTCTGGAAGCCCGGCGGCGACCGCACCGATCGCCCCGAAAAGTAG